One Artemia franciscana chromosome 15, ASM3288406v1, whole genome shotgun sequence genomic window carries:
- the LOC136036104 gene encoding protein spaetzle 3-like isoform X2, protein MESLKLIVLVQTILWTALSVALGVEVKGEIIRGLPCIKRLNQLFCPTAGNRYPTDKIEKFIDDNKALIRRMYGEFQTNPNDNRRSSREKRSDVFPDFTTEEDEIEIDHDYSTLSSMFKNRSKRQAKPSSKTDSCESTVEVVTPFWAANSSGKIRAVVNTQHFEQAIHQEVCQKAATKRCSGECTCEQKYKWHRLLAYDPDNDCKGIFMDWFLFPSCCVCRCSGP, encoded by the exons atattGTGGACAGCGTTATCTGTAGCTCTTGGCGTGGAGGTTAAAGGAGAGATAATAAGAGGGTTACCTTGCATTAAAAGACTTAATCAACTGTTCTGTCCAACTGCCGGGAATCGATACCCTAC AGACAAAATCGAAAAATTTATTGACGACAACAAAGCGTTAATCCGAAGAATGTATGGAGAGTTTCAAACAAATCCAAACGATAATAGGAGAAGctcaagagaaaaaagaagcgatgTTTTTCCAGACTTCACAACAGAAGAAGATGAGATTGAGATAGATCATGATTATTCAACTTTATCATCCATGTTCAAAAACAGATCAAAACGTCAAGCAAAACCCTCCTCAAA GACAGACTCGTGTGAATCTACTGTTGAGGTTGTGACACCATTTTGGGCCGCAAACAGTTCAGGGAAAATTCGAGCAGTTGTTAATACACAACATTTTGAACAGGCAATACATCAAGAAGTTTGTCA GAAGGCAGCTACAAAAAGGTGTAGTGGGGAATGTACCTGCGAGCAGAAATACAAGTGGCACAGACTTCTAGCCTATGATCCAGACAATGACTGCAAAGGAATTTTTATGGACTGGTTTCTTTTTCCGTCGTGTTGTGTGTGTAGGTGTTCTGGACCTTAA
- the LOC136036104 gene encoding protein spaetzle 3-like isoform X3, which yields MALHGIRPVMILWTALSVALGVEVKGEIIRGLPCIKRLNQLFCPTAGNRYPTDKIEKFIDDNKALIRRMYGEFQTNPNDNRRSSREKRSDVFPDFTTEEDEIEIDHDYSTLSSMFKNRSKRQAKPSSKTDSCESTVEVVTPFWAANSSGKIRAVVNTQHFEQAIHQEVCQKAATKRCSGECTCEQKYKWHRLLAYDPDNDCKGIFMDWFLFPSCCVCRCSGP from the exons atattGTGGACAGCGTTATCTGTAGCTCTTGGCGTGGAGGTTAAAGGAGAGATAATAAGAGGGTTACCTTGCATTAAAAGACTTAATCAACTGTTCTGTCCAACTGCCGGGAATCGATACCCTAC AGACAAAATCGAAAAATTTATTGACGACAACAAAGCGTTAATCCGAAGAATGTATGGAGAGTTTCAAACAAATCCAAACGATAATAGGAGAAGctcaagagaaaaaagaagcgatgTTTTTCCAGACTTCACAACAGAAGAAGATGAGATTGAGATAGATCATGATTATTCAACTTTATCATCCATGTTCAAAAACAGATCAAAACGTCAAGCAAAACCCTCCTCAAA GACAGACTCGTGTGAATCTACTGTTGAGGTTGTGACACCATTTTGGGCCGCAAACAGTTCAGGGAAAATTCGAGCAGTTGTTAATACACAACATTTTGAACAGGCAATACATCAAGAAGTTTGTCA GAAGGCAGCTACAAAAAGGTGTAGTGGGGAATGTACCTGCGAGCAGAAATACAAGTGGCACAGACTTCTAGCCTATGATCCAGACAATGACTGCAAAGGAATTTTTATGGACTGGTTTCTTTTTCCGTCGTGTTGTGTGTGTAGGTGTTCTGGACCTTAA